CCCGGCGGCGAGGGCGAGCACGCCGGCGCGCGGCAGGGTTCCGCCCGGCTCGGCCGCGCGCTGGCGAGATGGCGGGGCCGGGCCGGTCATCGCGCCGCCTAGCCGGTCGCGCGCTTGACGAAGCCGGGTTCGGCGGGCGGCTCGGCGAAGGTCTCGACGATGTCGGTGACATCGGCGAGCGGCGGGCCGCGGCGGCAGGCGCGCAGCAATTCCTCGACCGCGGGCGCATCCCCGGCGACCAGCGCCTCGAGCGTGCCGTCCGCCCGGTTGCGGACCCAGCCGGCCAGGGCGAGGCGGCGGGCGCGCGTCACCATCCAGTCGCGGAACCCGACACCCTGGACGCGGCCCGACAGGATCAGATGCTTCGCGATCATGACCGGGCGAGATTAACGAACCGGGCGGCGCTGGCAATCTCCCCGCCGATCCGCGCGCGGCGGGCGGCGGCCTCGGC
This genomic interval from Acidiphilium multivorum AIU301 contains the following:
- a CDS encoding acylphosphatase, which encodes MIAKHLILSGRVQGVGFRDWMVTRARRLALAGWVRNRADGTLEALVAGDAPAVEELLRACRRGPPLADVTDIVETFAEPPAEPGFVKRATG